The following proteins come from a genomic window of Pyxidicoccus sp. MSG2:
- a CDS encoding S9 family peptidase has product MRQALTAALFLASLPVVAQEQKPLPVMSQPQRKSDPFLRQYSETRRFMSGRPVGVKIAPDEKSVLFLRTSPTSNVQMLYAFDVESGQAKELLTPEAILKGAEETLTPEEKARRERMRVSARGFTGYQISEDGTRLLVPLSGRLYVVERASGKVTELKTGAGTLDPKFSPDGKQVGYVREHDVYRIDIAANKEQRVTTGGTEAKTHGLAEFVAQEEMSRFSGYWWSPDAKSLAYTESDTSEVEKLTIVDVMHPERGGEDFAYPRPGKANAKVRLGVVPVTGGKTTWVSWDATKYPYLATVTWPKGGQLTILVQNRNQTEEQLLAVDPRTGKTTELLVEKDNAWVNLEQDFPLWLEDGSGFLWYTERNGGPEVELRKADGSPDKSLVKPDAGFRSLARFVQKDRTLYFNGGANPTESYLWRVKDGGTPEKVSSGATGPGTEGGTVSKNGGLLMLNASGPKSMPKTLVLRADGTRVGELPEIGQEPPFTPNIEVRQVGPKKFWASIVRPRDFKKGQKLPVIVEVYGGPTTTVVHQNMGAHLMAQWMADQGFLVVKFDGRGTPLRGAAWEREVKYDFATVTIEDQAAAIQELAKEVPEIDINRVGIEGWSFGGYMSALAVLKRPDVFKAAVAGAPVVDWLDYDTHYTERYLGVPQEHPEAYEKSSLLTYAKQDKPIGKLLLIHGTADDNVYFFHTLKLSDALFRAGKQHDLLPLSGLTHMVPDPVVTERQWERVMDHFKRNL; this is encoded by the coding sequence ATGCGCCAGGCCCTCACCGCAGCGCTCTTCCTCGCGAGCCTCCCCGTCGTCGCCCAGGAGCAGAAGCCCCTACCCGTCATGTCCCAGCCCCAGCGCAAGTCAGACCCGTTCCTGCGCCAGTACTCGGAGACGCGCCGCTTCATGAGCGGCCGCCCCGTGGGTGTGAAGATTGCCCCCGACGAGAAGTCGGTCCTCTTCCTGCGCACCTCGCCCACGTCCAACGTGCAGATGCTCTACGCGTTCGACGTGGAGTCCGGGCAGGCGAAGGAATTGCTCACCCCCGAGGCCATCCTCAAGGGCGCCGAGGAGACGCTCACCCCCGAGGAGAAGGCCCGCCGCGAGCGCATGCGCGTCAGCGCCCGGGGCTTCACCGGCTATCAAATCTCCGAGGACGGCACCCGCCTGCTGGTGCCCCTGTCCGGCCGCCTCTACGTGGTGGAGCGCGCCAGCGGCAAGGTGACGGAGCTCAAGACGGGCGCCGGCACGTTGGACCCGAAGTTCTCTCCGGACGGCAAGCAGGTGGGCTACGTGCGCGAGCACGACGTCTACCGCATCGACATCGCCGCCAATAAGGAGCAGCGCGTCACCACCGGCGGCACCGAAGCGAAGACGCACGGCCTGGCCGAGTTCGTCGCCCAGGAGGAGATGAGCCGCTTCTCCGGATACTGGTGGAGCCCGGACGCGAAGTCGCTCGCCTACACCGAGTCCGATACCTCCGAGGTGGAGAAGCTCACCATCGTCGACGTCATGCACCCCGAGCGCGGCGGCGAGGACTTCGCGTACCCGCGTCCCGGCAAGGCCAACGCCAAGGTGCGCCTGGGCGTCGTCCCCGTCACGGGTGGGAAGACGACGTGGGTGAGCTGGGATGCGACGAAGTACCCGTACCTCGCCACCGTCACCTGGCCCAAGGGCGGACAGCTCACCATCCTGGTGCAGAACCGCAACCAGACGGAGGAGCAGCTGCTCGCGGTGGACCCGCGCACCGGCAAGACGACCGAGCTGCTGGTGGAGAAGGACAACGCCTGGGTGAACCTGGAGCAGGACTTCCCGCTGTGGCTGGAGGATGGCAGCGGCTTCCTCTGGTACACCGAGCGCAACGGCGGTCCCGAGGTGGAGCTGCGCAAGGCGGACGGCTCGCCGGACAAGAGCCTGGTGAAGCCGGACGCGGGCTTCCGCTCCCTGGCGCGCTTCGTCCAGAAGGACCGCACGCTCTACTTCAACGGCGGCGCCAACCCCACCGAGAGCTACCTGTGGCGCGTGAAGGACGGCGGCACTCCGGAGAAGGTGTCCAGCGGCGCCACCGGCCCGGGCACCGAGGGCGGCACCGTCTCCAAGAACGGCGGGCTGCTGATGCTCAACGCCTCGGGCCCGAAGTCGATGCCGAAGACGCTGGTGCTGCGCGCGGACGGCACCCGCGTGGGCGAGCTGCCCGAAATCGGCCAGGAGCCGCCCTTCACGCCGAACATCGAGGTGCGCCAGGTGGGCCCGAAGAAGTTCTGGGCCTCCATCGTCCGCCCGCGTGACTTCAAGAAGGGCCAGAAGCTGCCCGTCATCGTCGAGGTGTACGGCGGCCCCACCACCACCGTCGTCCACCAGAACATGGGCGCCCACCTGATGGCGCAGTGGATGGCGGACCAGGGCTTCCTCGTCGTGAAGTTCGACGGGCGCGGCACCCCGCTGCGCGGCGCCGCCTGGGAGCGCGAGGTGAAGTACGACTTCGCCACCGTCACCATCGAAGACCAGGCCGCCGCGATTCAGGAGCTGGCGAAGGAGGTGCCGGAAATCGATATCAACCGCGTGGGCATCGAAGGCTGGAGCTTCGGCGGCTACATGTCCGCGCTCGCCGTCCTCAAGCGCCCGGACGTCTTCAAGGCCGCGGTGGCCGGCGCCCCGGTGGTGGACTGGCTCGACTACGACACGCACTACACCGAGCGCTACCTCGGCGTGCCCCAGGAGCACCCCGAGGCATACGAGAAGAGCTCGCTGCTCACCTACGCGAAGCAGGACAAGCCCATTGGCAAGCTGCTGCTCATCCACGGGACCGCGGATGACAACGTGTACTTCTTCCACACGCTGAAGCTGTCGGACGCGCTCTTCCGCGCCGGCAAGCAGCACGACCTGCTGCCCCTGAGCGGCCTGACGCACATGGTGCCCGACCCCGTCGTCACCGAGCGCCAGTGGGAGCGCGTCATGGACCACTTCAAGCGCAACCTGTAG